In Deinococcus maricopensis DSM 21211, one genomic interval encodes:
- a CDS encoding DsbA family oxidoreductase yields MTQTQPLQVYIDFLCPFAWRGVELALILRETRGLNVQLRHYSLVQGNHPENPDRKQPTWWLTDQTADSGSDMQRGSLAAFLAAHAAARQGEQERFTFTVELFRLRHQDGRALHDPTTLHAAAERAGLDAARFAQDLQDDAGLRAALTEDLRAAAALGVFGTPTFVLDGANAAYFRFARLPESPEAAHALWELYVQTLLNDARIETIKRPR; encoded by the coding sequence ATGACCCAGACGCAACCCCTGCAGGTCTACATCGACTTCCTCTGCCCCTTCGCGTGGCGCGGCGTGGAACTCGCCCTGATCCTCCGCGAAACGCGCGGCCTGAACGTCCAGCTCCGCCACTACTCCCTCGTGCAGGGCAACCACCCCGAAAACCCCGACCGCAAGCAACCCACCTGGTGGCTCACCGACCAGACCGCCGACAGCGGCAGTGACATGCAGCGCGGCAGCCTCGCCGCGTTCCTCGCCGCGCACGCTGCCGCCCGGCAAGGCGAACAGGAACGCTTCACGTTCACCGTCGAGCTGTTCCGCCTGCGCCACCAGGACGGCCGCGCCCTCCACGACCCCACCACCCTCCACGCCGCCGCCGAACGCGCCGGCCTGGACGCCGCCCGCTTCGCGCAGGACCTGCAGGACGACGCGGGCCTGCGCGCCGCCCTCACCGAGGACCTGCGCGCCGCCGCCGCGCTCGGCGTGTTCGGCACGCCCACCTTCGTGCTCGACGGCGCGAACGCCGCGTACTTCCGCTTCGCGCGCCTTCCCGAGAGCCCCGAAGCGGCCCACGCCCTGTGGGAACTCTACGTGCAGACGCTCCTGAACGACGCCCGCATCGAAACCATCAAACGCCCCCGCTGA